DNA sequence from the Lagenorhynchus albirostris chromosome 13, mLagAlb1.1, whole genome shotgun sequence genome:
CCTACTATAGTGTGTGGGTTAGTACATGATCTGGGAATCTAACCATCCTttataaaatggattaaacatttattttctggcaACTTGGTCTCTCTCTCTTGTTCTTAATAAAATGTCATTAGGAGAAAATGTGCATAGGCCACAAGTAACTTATAATCTGTTATATGTACATAGTCCACAAATAACATATAACCTATTTAagtggactttttaaaaagcagcattgGGAACCAGTGTCaacttaatttgtctttcaattCTAGACATCATATAACAGGTTTTTTCCTCCTACCAGGCTGATTTTAACACCAACATTTCTGGGGTAAATGAACAAAAACGTATAAGCTGTGAGGATTTTGTGGACCTTTCTGATATTTACCACTCTAATGAAGAGTACTTCAGGAAACTAGAAGAGCTGAAGGCAGCCCACATGGAAACTATGGCAAAGTTAGAGAAAATGTAccagaataaattaaatttaaaggaaGTTCAGCTAGCAATCACCATGGAAGAAGCCGCTAGTGTCTCTTCCAGGTAAGTTTGTACATAATGTTATTTGTGGACTGTAAAGTAAAATGTATACTTAAAAGTGCAgaacaaaattatttcagaatattttctttcaaatatccCTTTGTGCTTTTAATGATATACAGAGGTGAGATTTTATTCAGATTGTTTGATGGCTTATCAACCTATTAGGTGGCTTCTTGCCTTGTGGGTCATTTGGTGgccctttgttcttttctgtctgACCCACCATTCTTAGACATGTATCAGAATATTTAGTCTGGGCCATTTTCAAATgatgaatattaaaatttaactttaaaagccctttttaaataatatgtggATTAATATGAGCTCAGTAAAGATATAGTACAGAAGGTTCAGAGCTAAGACATAGATCCgatttaagttttcaaaatagTCATTTTTGCCATAAACTTGCTTCTTTTGAAACTTGAGTTGGTCAGCTCTGATTGTGCATCTCCTGTGTGCCAGACCTTGTCTGGGCACCGAGGAGTCAAAATCAAGATGCCCTCAAGGAGGTCAAAGACTAGCTGAGATCCAAACACACAACATGGTGTAACAGAGTGTCATGGAGACAGAGGAAGAGCAGTTGATCATGTCAGGGTGTCAGTGGAGGGATACAGGCACATCGAGTGTCGTATCTGAGTTCAGTCTTGAAGGAGAAATAGCTGAAGCAGATGTAGGAAGCAAGGAGTGGCCTTCTAGGCAGCAGGAACCATGTGTGCCAAGCATGGCACCGTGAGAAATCACCGTGTGTGTGTGAGGAACTTCTGTgattggatcttttttttttccttgtgctgGGTCTCCGTTGTGGCACATAGGTTCTTCTTCGTGgcaggtgtgcgggcttctctaggTATGGCGCGAGggctccagagcccgcaagctcagtagttgcggtgcacgggttccCTAGTTGCAGTGcgtaggcttagttgccccgaggcatgtggggtcttagttcccccaccagggatcaaactcgcatcctcctgtattggaaggcagattcttaaccactggaccaccagggaagtcccctgtggttggattttttttttggctgcattgggtctttgttgctgcgcacgggctttcgctagtggcggcgagtgggggctactcttcattgtggtgtgcaggcttctcattgcagtggcttctcttgttttggagcacagtctctaggtgtgcagcttcagtagttgcggctcacgggctctagagcgcaagctcagtagttgtggcgcacaggcttagttgctccgtggcatgtggggtcttcccagaccagggctcaaacccgtgtcccctgcattggcaggtggattcttaaccactctgcgccaccagggaagccccctgtgatTGGATCTCACTTAAGAATGGTGACGGGGTAGGGAGAGGCAAGAGGTGAAACTGGAAAGGAAGGCAGGGGCTAGTCTTGAAGGGCTTTAAAAtctagacttttcttttttcaatttaaaaaattttggtggggctgcattgggtcttcgttgctacgcacaggctttctctagttgcagcgagcggcggctattcttcgttgtggtgcacgggcttctcattgcagtggcttctcttgttgtggagtacgggctctggggtgtgtgggcttcagtagttgtggcacgtaggctcagtagttgtgacttgtgggctctagagcgcaggctcagtagttgcggcacacaggcttcagtagttatggcacacgggcttcagtagttgtcgcgtatgggcttagttgctctgtggcatatgggatcttcccggaccagggctcgaacccgtgtcccttgcattggcaggcggattcttaaccactgagccaccagggaagtccctataatctAGACTTTGTAACAATGACAAATCATTGGAAAGTTTCAGGAAGGAGAGTGATTTGATCAGATGTATGTTTTAAGATGGTGACTCTGGAAAATGTGTGGATAATTCAATAGTGATTAGACCCAAGGAGCCTCTTCTGTCTTAGGTTCCTgccctgtaaaatgagggagtaAAACTAGATCATTTATCGGCATctcccaggctctgttctaaaaaaaaattgataattttCACAAGCCCTATCCAGCTCCTATTTTCTAACTGATTTTGCCTTGATCTTAGAAATTATgtagttcttaatttttatatttggtcACATGCAGCTGAAAGAGTAACCTAATTATTCTTCTCATTTACTTAGGTCTGTATCAGAAAAGAGCTCCCATCATCCTGTTTCATTAATGACATCAATTTCAGAGCCTGATTTAGGTCAGTCTTCCTCCTTGATTGTGTCTTCCTCTGAAGATGAGTTGCCCAATGTAGAAAAAGAGTATTCTGAGAAAAGCAGAATGATGACCTATGCTAAGGAGCTCATCAACAACATGTGGACAAACTTCTCTGTTGAAGATTATATTCAGTTTGAAGATGCTGACTTGCCAGCactcgaaaaaaaaaaaaagaagccaaaagaATGGGTGCCAAAGATTACAGTACCTGAGCCTTTTCAAATGATGATTagagagcagaagaaaaaagaagagaacatgaAATCTAAATCAGATATTGAAATGGCACGCAAActgctcaagaaacaagaagaagaaTCAGAGTGTAAGAAAAAATTCCGAGCCAACCCAGTTCCTGCGTTCGTCTTTCTCCCCCTTTATCATGATAtagtcaagcaaaatgaagaacGGAGGAGGtctatgaaggagaaaaacaaagaagctcTTTTGGCCTCTCAAAAGCCGTTTAAGTTTATTGCAAGGGAGGAACAGAAGCAAATTCGGGAAAAGCAGCTGAAAGACTTTTTTaagtctaaaaagaaaacaaaccaatttAAAGCCAGACCGATACCTCGATCTACTTATGGTTCAACTGTCAATGACAAGTTAACAGAAGAAGAGCTCTATAGAAACATTAGGACGCAGCAGAGAACCCAAGACTTTTTACAGAATTCATCCCCTCTGCCTTGTAGTCCAGCTCTCAGAAGTTATGCTACAAGGAAGCCCAAGTGTCCTGAACAGGCTGAAAAGTCCAAGTGTAAACACAAGTTTAGGTGCCAGACTGCTGATACTGAAGACCTTCCTGAGAGATATAAGAAACATCACTCAGAACAGAAGTGTCCAAAACCCCTGACAGTCTGTGAACCATCTGACCTTCATGCAGCCTCACATGCATCCactgaaagagagaaaatcttGGCAGATATTGAAGCagatgaagaaaatttaaaagaaacacgTTGGCCTTATCTGTCTCCAAGGCGCTGGTCACCAGTTAGAAGTAGAAATGCAAAACCTGTGCCTTGTAGCTGCAACCCTCCCATGCCCACGGTGTCCTCCAGGGGAAGAGAACAAGCCACAAGGTAAATAACTGATACAGCACTGATTGACTCGTGGTTGCTCCATTGATTTTGTATTGGGGAATTTGAAACTATGACGTTATTTTATCTGGTAACATATTTTACTATATAATATAGAACATTTTGCCAGAGGGTGTTCTTCTAAGAAATGaatgtattttccattttatgaatcTTTGGGGATAGAAAAGGTTACAGTCACCCTATTGATTTTCTAATTACAACTCAGATCCTTCTCAGAAGGTTGCCCCTTGTTTTCAACCGTTGAATTATCCCGTGTTGTCTTTGCTAAACAACATTCTCATTGGCTTAAAGTGAATTAAGCCTTAGTTTGTTGCCCTCAGGAGATCacttgaggaaaagaaaatgttggaagaagagagaaatcgGATCCTAACTAAGCAGaagcaaagaatgaaagaattgcAGAAACTCTTGACAACCCGGGCTAAGGCTTATGACTCACATCAGAGTTTAGCTCAAATGTCTAAATCCAGAGTAAAATCTCTCAGGTATCATGAGAGAATCCTGACCCTCCAGATCattggttttcaaactttttttggaTCAGTGGACCCCTCAATATATGAACAAATTAAGAATAGTATTAGTATTTCAGTTTCTGGATTCAAGTTACTATCAGTTACTTATAGttaacttacacacacacacacacacacacacacacacacacacacacacacacacacacacacacacacacacacacacacacacacacacactcatactcaCTCACTTCGTGGTGAGAACCAACATGTATACTGACTCCAGGACCATGACGCCATGTTGATGAACAGAAAAACATGTGGCCATGGTTCACAGTTGTAATCTTACATCAGCATCtaaactttttctttatattattttttattgcacaGTGCAATATTGAGAAAAATCTTGATTCACACAGATAAAGCTCTTTTTAATAGCTTGCCGTGTAATCTCAGAATATTCTTCAACAAACAGATATGTCAGAGAGCTTTGT
Encoded proteins:
- the FAM161A gene encoding protein FAM161A isoform X1 gives rise to the protein MAASHRAAKLAASSLQTPVNPSTGARVTRYERKDPVESLSAAAAALEETEEEEEEAAGLARAPADFNTNISGVNEQKRISCEDFVDLSDIYHSNEEYFRKLEELKAAHMETMAKLEKMYQNKLNLKEVQLAITMEEAASVSSRSVSEKSSHHPVSLMTSISEPDLGQSSSLIVSSSEDELPNVEKEYSEKSRMMTYAKELINNMWTNFSVEDYIQFEDADLPALEKKKKKPKEWVPKITVPEPFQMMIREQKKKEENMKSKSDIEMARKLLKKQEEESECKKKFRANPVPAFVFLPLYHDIVKQNEERRRSMKEKNKEALLASQKPFKFIAREEQKQIREKQLKDFFKSKKKTNQFKARPIPRSTYGSTVNDKLTEEELYRNIRTQQRTQDFLQNSSPLPCSPALRSYATRKPKCPEQAEKSKCKHKFRCQTADTEDLPERYKKHHSEQKCPKPLTVCEPSDLHAASHASTEREKILADIEADEENLKETRWPYLSPRRWSPVRSRNAKPVPCSCNPPMPTVSSRGREQATRRSLEEKKMLEEERNRILTKQKQRMKELQKLLTTRAKAYDSHQSLAQMSKSRVKSLRKSEKERMREYRRELEEREEKLKNRPLLFERVAQKNARMAAEKHYSNTLKALGISDEFVSKKGQSGKIFEYFSNQEMKSFTEDKESFNEEKIEERENGEEKYLTDTNSQDSCKETGKADEESGEENCVEE
- the FAM161A gene encoding protein FAM161A isoform X2 produces the protein MAASHRAAKLAASSLQTPVNPSTGARVTRYERKDPVESLSAAAAALEETEEEEEEAAGLARAPADFNTNISGVNEQKRISCEDFVDLSDIYHSNEEYFRKLEELKAAHMETMAKLEKMYQNKLNLKEVQLAITMEEAASVSSRSVSEKSSHHPVSLMTSISEPDLGQSSSLIVSSSEDELPNVEKEYSEKSRMMTYAKELINNMWTNFSVEDYIQFEDADLPALEKKKKKPKEWVPKITVPEPFQMMIREQKKKEENMKSKSDIEMARKLLKKQEEESECKKKFRANPVPAFVFLPLYHDIVKQNEERRRSMKEKNKEALLASQKPFKFIAREEQKQIREKQLKDFFKSKKKTNQFKARPIPRSTYGSTVNDKLTEEELYRNIRTQQRTQDFLQNSSPLPCSPALRSYATRKPKCPEQAEKSKCKHKFRCQTADTEDLPERYKKHHSEQKCPKPLTVCEPSDLHAASHASTEREKILADIEADEENLKETRWPYLSPRRWSPVRSRNAKPVPCSCNPPMPTVSSRGREQATRKSEKERMREYRRELEEREEKLKNRPLLFERVAQKNARMAAEKHYSNTLKALGISDEFVSKKGQSGKIFEYFSNQEMKSFTEDKESFNEEKIEERENGEEKYLTDTNSQDSCKETGKADEESGEENCVEE